The Apium graveolens cultivar Ventura chromosome 3, ASM990537v1, whole genome shotgun sequence sequence TATAAATTACCTAAATTAATTGAGTATAATTATGTAATTATTGGAAACATTGAACTCTTAAATTTATTATATCATTTGTTCTCGGCCTGGAATTGACATATTTGATGCTTTAATTAACTTTTTTTTGTTAGATTTGAATATGTATATACAAGGATGTTAAAATTTTTGAAACCTCCTATTTTTTAGAAGGGATTTTACGTGAGCTCGTTAAAGATTGTCATAAACTCTGACATCTATGTAAACTTTATAGGAGCATTCGTCAGAGATTGTCTTAGGCTCTGAACTCTAGTAATTAATTCTTCAAGAATGAATATTACTGCAATAATCTCAGTAGTCAAGAATGATAGATTAATATAAGATCCAACATTATCCTAAACTATATAATACAGTATGAACTAATATAGAAGACAATTATTAATAAACTGTTACTAATTACAATGTAACAGTTTCCTCcaaactgaaatgaaagatgatCAACTCTCAAACTCTCAATCCCATAGTAATCTAAATCAATTGATGTCTACATCATCAGTAAAAAGTCAGATGACTCAGAACGGTATCACATACTGAAGAACTCTTAGGAAACAGTTTTACTTAGCTTCATAACCTCCTCCAGCAACCGACTGACAGAAGTTTTAATTTCATCAGGGACCACCAATTCTGAGGGAACCTCTTCCATTGCATACAAAGTAATAACATTCATCACCGCAGACAAGTCCAACCgcattttcttcccttggccTTTCCATATACTTTGGTTTACAAACTTACAGGATTCTTTTAAAACACATTTGCTACAAACCTGAATACAGGCACATGAAAATGCACATCAATGGAAATGGAATTGAGAGACCGTCTTTGATCAAAAAGAAATACAGTGATTTTAACATAGAAGGAAAAGTGAATTGACAATTATGAATCGATTTGTGGAATATTGACTGACCGTATCTTCTGGAATACTAAAGAAGATGCGTAATGCTTTGGCAGCCATCAGGGGCTTCTTTGAGAGGGATGGACAACCAAAGAGAGCAATCTTTTTCACATCACTGGCTGATATCCATCTAATCCAAAGAGAGTAACGTCATATCTCAATTCATGGAAAGTAATATAAACATCACAGGCACAATAAAATAAAGAAGtggatttaaattttataaaacatTTCACATAGTTATGTCTAATTTTAATCATATTATGTTTGCGAATCATCAACATTCTGACCAAGCTACGCATTAACAATCTAGAATTACAAGGTCGCACCTAGTTAAAAGTTCTATGTATTTCATAAAATAAACCTTAACATATTTCTTAACAAATCCTTGTCAAAATTAGATATTTAGGATTGTGAGACTCAGGGGATCATGATTCAGTAATTAAACTTTTAACAATATACATATATTTGTAAGCTGCACTGGGACATCCACATTACCTGGCGGAAATTCCGAGAGAGATTATGTTGGACATAGGCAGCTGAACTTCATTGTCGCTACccatataattaaaaaaatcttGATGCAATTATATTTAATACATTCTCAATCCAGTGTGTGAGCATGTGATAGACGTAATCAATTTTTTTAGTTCCAAGATTAACTTAAAAGTTAAGATCCAGTAATTCCAACTATAGAATATGTATTTCCTCTACGATTCTTGATTGGTTAATGTATGGCTTGTGCAATCAATTTgagaaaagaaattaaaaaagAAGCAGAGTAAATGATTCTTTCACACTGGGTGTTTGTTTTCCCTTGTAAGTAACCTATACTTGGAATACTTAAGTAGCGCTGATGACAGGATTGAGACGTTTTCTTTTAATAATGGTAAAAAATGTGGTACTACTTATAAGTCGACCCAAGCTGACTTGCAATTATTTAGAGTAAGTTATACTTTTTTCCCGGCATGATGGTTAATATTTTCTAGGCCTAATCAATTGGGCAGGGCCATAAACTGACTCCAAATCAGCCATCCGACCCATGTATAACGTTGCCTCTGCCAATACTTGAACCCTCAAACTCCAAGTACAGAAAAGGGTATCCACACGCATGCCTCCACTGAAACTTGAACCCTTGATCTTTTATTACCAAGAGGGGAGAGGTAAGGCTAAAGATTACAAATAACATTCTAACTTCTTATCAATGAAATACTGAAGTCCGAGAAAGGCCCATACGacgattatttaaataaaagattaaattttattttatatattaagtTGGCACAAGCAGACAACTGAAAAAGTGAATAACGATAATTAAAACAAAGTGGATAACCTTACCGCAGATAAAGAGCCTACtattttttaatcatttttaaaactAGCTGTGTGACCGTGGCCACATTCTATAAAAATGAAGCGAAATAATCTGAAAAGACCTTTAAGCATAATCATCGGTTCCTAACTACAATAAGTTCCTGGAATCTGAGCAGATAGGTACTTCCATTCTGGACAAATGAAACTCTGGAGAAGGGAAAGATGCACAGGGCTTATTTGACAGGGTTTCTACTTTCTAGCATGATTTTCAATATTTAAAATAAGGTCAGTAAATAACTAAGTAATTATATACCTGAGATGGCTAGCAGGAGTAGTATAACATTAAAACACGGAAAGGACCCTAAAAAACACAAATGAGGATAACCTGACACTTGACTATTAATTTTAATACAGTTAATAAAGCTATCCACTCTCCAAATAAGCCAATAATGTTTTGGTAAAGATGATTAAGAATCTTAAGTCCCCCTCCCGTTCAGAAATATTAGGCCTTCAAATTGAGAGATTAGCAATTATATAATTCACAGAAAAGAGGAGGGGAGAGGTCTTTTTTCtctatataatataataatataagcATGTTTCTAAATCATTTCAAACATTTCTACATCCATAATCTATATATGCAGAATTATTGAGCCGGTATCGCCATAGCCACATAAGCAATATACAACAAAACCACTTCATAAGTAAATTAGATAACAAAACATTAACATTACTTTGAAATTTCCTGATGATCCTTGCCAAACTTTTGAGCAGCGCAACTAAGAAAAGCACGGCTATAATTGTCCTCAAAACGTGTAGCATCAAACGTGTACCTAGGCAAGAAATTTGCATTTTTGAAATAACCTTTCTCAAACAAATGTCTAGCAAACACAATCATATTTGGCGGAAGCTCTTTGCAAACAACTGTCTCCGCCTTTCTACTTCTACCCTTTTTTACCGCCTCTTCCAGAAACATTGCAGATAATTTCTCACCATTACCATCATTTTCCGAAACCTTACCAACCCCTTTACTTCTCGCAGTTTTTCTAACAAAATTATGTGGCTTATCATAACTAAACAATTCCGATAACTTCACAATCGTCTCCTCCTCCGCAACATCACTACCGAACTCAATTTTTGTCATACTTTCAGTAACAACTTCACTCTCACCTAAATTACTCTCATTCAAAACCTTAATTTCATTTTCCAAAGCTTtcaatcttttcttcaattcttgaactTCACCATTACCCTCCTCATTTTCGCTCTCATCGCGCTTTTCGCGCAACCCAACTGCTTCTCTAAACACATCTCCTAATGGTTTTTTCAATTTATTAGAACTTGAACTAGACAAGGGTCTTTGAAACATACAAGAGAACAGACTATGCGATACATCATGTGTATGTATAGTTTTGAAATGTAGATTTTTATGGGGTTTATTGAATCTTTGTAAATGATAAGAACGGAGGATTTTAAGAACACCCATGTTTATAATTGATCAAAATGAAAGGGTTTAAGGGTTTAAAGATAGTTTCTTGAtttgtttgtctgttatattttgGGGTTTAAGACGAGATAAAAGAGCTGGGTCGGGTCGAGTTTAAAATTGGGCAAAGCCCAATTAAAATAAAGCTTAATGGCCCAACCCGAGTGTGGTTGTGTAAAAATATACGTGTCATGTGCTTCTCCATCCATAACAAAAAAACCCTTTTGGTGGGCGGGAAAATGAGGGGGTTAATTGGGAGGGAAATTGTAATTAGGCGATTGTGAAGTGTGTGTCTCTGTGTGTGTGTAATGGCGGAAGTTGAAACCCTAGGAATTCTTGATGATATTGAATCTCTTGTGTGTGATAACTTACAAGTGGTAAATATATATTTCTTCTTGTTCTTGATCTATGTTAATCCCCTTAAATTCTACTTTGATTTTTGTGGTTAGTTGTTTaggatctctctctctctctctctccctccctccctccctccctctctctctctgtgtATCTTGTGTTGATGTATATCTAATTCTGTGTGATGACAATTATTGAATGATGTTAAGAAGTACTTAAAGTCTGTTTCTTTATGAATTATGAAATATTATATTTCTGTTAGTTGATCTGTGCTGTATGAAAGATTGTATTTTCGATGTGGGAAAAAAATCTTTATTTGCTCATTTTGAAGCTGTTGTTGTAATTCAAACCATGATTCTTGACTTACTAATACTTTATTCTTGAATACGTTGATTAGGTATCCTACAAATGGTTGAGTCGTAATTTCTTGGTGTCATCAAATGCTGCGAAGAGGTAAGTGCTTATAACAGCGAAGTGTTGTTTACATAAATGACGCTTTGAGCATCTTGTTAAGGTGTTAGCTTAATATATTTGTAGGTTGCTTCAAGAGTTTGTCGAGAAAAAGGGTAGCAACTTGGAAGTTGTTTATACTTTGTCTGGCTGGTTAAAGAATGATCCTTCCGTTTACCACATAAGGCTTGCATCACGGAATAAGCTTGGAGGTTGGATTATAAAATTATCCATTGTCAATAAATTTTTCTGCATGTTCATGGCTTTGGTGTTTATCTTCTTTTGCATCTAAATTTATTTTGTTTCATTTAAGAATACATTTGATGAAAGTTGTGATCATCACACTTAAAAAATTCAAACCAGAAGCTTTGGAAGGAACAAAAGAGGTGTTTACCTTATTTTTTAGGTATATATGTTAGCTTAAATTTGTGGGTGTGATTTGTGATAATTTTAATATCTGTGATTTGTCACTCCTTGCAATTGTTGTGCATGTTCATAATGCACACACACACTTGATAACTCTTAGCGAGATATTGACATGACATTGATATTCTATTATGTCAGACAATTGAACATTCATGTTACCCATGTTTACTTATTTATATATCTGAATTCTTTCTTTTTTTATCCAACTGTTTATATTTGTATTTTTATTAATTGATTGCGCTCTATGTACATCAGTCTGACTGGTAATTTTTACAAATCCTTACCTTTGTGCAGATGCCAAACAAGAATTTGATGATAATTGCTCAGTTCAGGTTTACAGTGTGCAAACTTGTATCCCAAAGGATTCAGCATCTCTTTGGAATGCTGAATTTATGCAGGCAGAAGAGCTTTTTAAGCAGGCCCCTACAATTAATAATTGCTTGCGAGATAATAGGTATGCTTCTGCACTCGACTGTCTTTTTGTAGTCTATTTAAGCTTGTTAGTTCATTCCTGTCGTGAGTATATATGACTTACTACTGTCTATGTTCTCATGGAATATCTAATGTTGATTTTTTAATTTCTATGAATACAATTGAAATTAAGCACCAGATCTACTAAATTTAACATGCTACAACTGTTAGGTTAAATTATAATTACTCATGGAAATCCTTGCATCTCTAAAATTTCTAACATTTGGATCTACCTTTATCGAAGAGAATAGATATCTTATGGAATTAGTTGGGCACATAGAGTCTCATGCGTAATGAGGCATTTTTGCCCCTGTCGATTTATACTTACTGGTTGGTAAAATATCTCTTCAGGCTCTGTCGAATATCAAATTCCTTTGTGAAGCGCAATGTTGAGGGAACATATGATGGTAGTACAGCTGTGCTGAATTCAAATTCTACAGTTTCAGTGGCTTCCCAAGTCAATCCTGCACATAAATCTGCATCTGTTCCACAACCTCAGAAGAAGAATCAACAGAAAATTAGCCCTCCTGTTGGTCAGCAGTCTAGCAATGAGGTGAAAAATGTAAATATTAGTCATCATAAAGGAGTCCATGAAGAAGCTAGCAAGCCTGCTACAGAAAGGGAAAAGGTTGTGCAGTTTCCTGCTGACAAGAAGGATCCGCAGAATAATAAACTGTCCTCTGGAACTGGAGGATCATTAGCTACTATGTGGGGTAGGGTATCTGCAAAGCCAAAGCCAGTCGAGGCCCCAGCAGAAACTAGTAAAAGTAAATCTAATACCGCTGGTTAGCTTTCTTAAACTCTATAATAGTACAGAGAGACAAAGTATTTATCTGGTTACCTTTTTTATTTATGCTTCAGCTGCTTTTTTGTTTCATGCCTAAATTTTGCATATGATGTTTAGTCAATGCAGATGCTAAAGTATGTGCCGGTAAGACAGTAGAGGAAGAAAGCAGTGACGATGATGATCATGGTATCAACTTCAAGAGAGCATCCAATGGTGAAGGTAGTAGGAAGAGGAGGGTTTTCATTGATTCCTCTGACGAAGAAGATGAATTCAGGGATGCTGTAAGTCTAGCATCACCAGGTTCGCCAAAGGTAAAAGCTTCTTCGAATTCGGACGTATGTTCTAAAGCTCATTTAGTGGAGAAAAGCAGCTTGGACCCTAAAGGACATAAAGAAAGAAAACTGGAGGTGAAGGaagaaaatgatttaaaaaaGGTGCCCGAAAATCTGCCCAGAAAAGAACCTGTAGCTGTCAGCAAAAGCAACAAAAATGGGACGCAAGCTTCTGACAAAGCCATCAACCATAATTCTAAAACTAATGCATGTAGCAAGGATAATGGGACTAGTGCTAGTCTGAACTCATCCAGAATTGTTGTCAAAGGCGAAAATAGTGGGATTTCTTCTTCAAACAAGATTCAGAACCGTATTGAAGAAGCTGCAGATGTGAAGCATAAAGTaagtgatgctgctccaaattCACCCAAAAGGAGAAAAGTGTTGAAGACACGGATCGATGAGCGTGGAAGAGAAGGTATGACAGGGTTTTATTTTTCTAGAAAATCAATTTATATATTCTTTCAAGCACTGGTGAAGGAGCGTTTAAGCAAGTTTTTTTAGGTTACATTCTTGCCCCATAATCTTGAGACAGACACGCAGAGACAGTTGTGTAACTATAGTACATAACGATGGTGcctttgtttttgttttgatacTCAGTAACTGAAGTTGTTTGGGAGGGCGATGAGTTGGAGGGAAAGGATAATGTTAATGCAAAGATGAAGGATACAACAACGAAGGCCAGCAATAGTGCTGTACCTACTAATAACAGGTAAATTTACAATCAAATTTATATCCTCGATCAATTATTCTACTATTACCTTTTCTAGAAGTTATTCTTTTGCCTGAATTGGATGGTACAGTACAAAATGATGATGTAGGTTGTTCATTATTGCGATTGCCTACTTGAGATTAGTTCTGATTAGACAGAGTATTATAATAGGATAATAAGGTTAATAAAAGCGATGAACTTGTAAGGATACAAAAGTGTTGTTTGTTTTCCTTAAACGGCAACTCAATACAACTTAGGGCCCATATGTTTGTGTTTATTGAGCTTAGATATCTGAGTCAAACTTTTACATTTTAAATATGCACTGCATACAGCAGCCAGATCTTATCGCTTAAAATCAAACAAAAATTGCCAAGATGTCATGTATAGTTTCATTTCCCTGGGCATGGTCGTTTGCGGTTGATGCTGCCTCCGTTACCCAGACTATCTCAATTTGTCCTTGTACCCTTGTCGACTGGACACGAGATGGGTTTAGGTATGAGATATGAATCAGTTTTCATATTAAAACATACACACTTCATTTTGCAGCAATCTAAGTTCAATATGATGTATATGGCCTTACAACTTGTTTATAGAGAGTGACGTCCATTGATAACACTTTAAATGTTATATAAATTACGTGAACAAGTTTAATAGGTAGAAGACACTATTTTAAAAGGTAAAATAAATTAAGAACAGTGAATGTGTAAAATTTCACTTGTGCTTTGCTTATATACTAGATTCCAATTTTGAATCTGTGTCCAAGAATCCTTAATTTTAAAAAAGTAAAGAATCTGACACTTAGGTCCC is a genomic window containing:
- the LOC141711737 gene encoding uncharacterized protein LOC141711737, encoding MGVLKILRSYHLQRFNKPHKNLHFKTIHTHDVSHSLFSCMFQRPLSSSSSNKLKKPLGDVFREAVGLREKRDESENEEGNGEVQELKKRLKALENEIKVLNESNLGESEVVTESMTKIEFGSDVAEEETIVKLSELFSYDKPHNFVRKTARSKGVGKVSENDGNGEKLSAMFLEEAVKKGRSRKAETVVCKELPPNMIVFARHLFEKGYFKNANFLPRYTFDATRFEDNYSRAFLSCAAQKFGKDHQEISKWISASDVKKIALFGCPSLSKKPLMAAKALRIFFSIPEDTVCSKCVLKESCKFVNQSIWKGQGKKMRLDLSAVMNVITLYAMEEVPSELVVPDEIKTSVSRLLEEVMKLSKTVS
- the LOC141711738 gene encoding uncharacterized protein LOC141711738 isoform X1 produces the protein MAEVETLGILDDIESLVCDNLQVVSYKWLSRNFLVSSNAAKRLLQEFVEKKGSNLEVVYTLSGWLKNDPSVYHIRLASRNKLGDAKQEFDDNCSVQVYSVQTCIPKDSASLWNAEFMQAEELFKQAPTINNCLRDNRLCRISNSFVKRNVEGTYDGSTAVLNSNSTVSVASQVNPAHKSASVPQPQKKNQQKISPPVGQQSSNEVKNVNISHHKGVHEEASKPATEREKVVQFPADKKDPQNNKLSSGTGGSLATMWGRVSAKPKPVEAPAETSKSKSNTAVNADAKVCAGKTVEEESSDDDDHGINFKRASNGEGSRKRRVFIDSSDEEDEFRDAVSLASPGSPKVKASSNSDVCSKAHLVEKSSLDPKGHKERKLEVKEENDLKKVPENLPRKEPVAVSKSNKNGTQASDKAINHNSKTNACSKDNGTSASLNSSRIVVKGENSGISSSNKIQNRIEEAADVKHKVSDAAPNSPKRRKVLKTRIDERGREVTEVVWEGDELEGKDNVNAKMKDTTTKASNSAVPTNNRPPAPKKSPAVGLVAPSNAGSKAGNKKGGKDPKQGNILSFFKKV
- the LOC141711738 gene encoding uncharacterized protein LOC141711738 isoform X2; this encodes MAEVETLGILDDIESLVCDNLQVVSYKWLSRNFLVSSNAAKRLLQEFVEKKGSNLEVVYTLSGWLKNDPSVYHIRLASRNKLGDAKQEFDDNCSVQVYSVQTCIPKDSASLWNAEFMQAEELFKQAPTINNCLRDNRLCRISNSFVKRNVEGTYDGSTAVLNSNSTVSVASQVNPAHKSASVPQPQKKNQQKISPPVGQQSSNEVKNVNISHHKGVHEEASKPATEREKVVQFPADKKDPQNNKLSSGTGGSLATMWGRVSAKPKPVEAPAETSKSKSNTADAKVCAGKTVEEESSDDDDHGINFKRASNGEGSRKRRVFIDSSDEEDEFRDAVSLASPGSPKVKASSNSDVCSKAHLVEKSSLDPKGHKERKLEVKEENDLKKVPENLPRKEPVAVSKSNKNGTQASDKAINHNSKTNACSKDNGTSASLNSSRIVVKGENSGISSSNKIQNRIEEAADVKHKVSDAAPNSPKRRKVLKTRIDERGREVTEVVWEGDELEGKDNVNAKMKDTTTKASNSAVPTNNRPPAPKKSPAVGLVAPSNAGSKAGNKKGGKDPKQGNILSFFKKV
- the LOC141711738 gene encoding uncharacterized protein LOC141711738 isoform X3 — its product is MAEVETLGILDDIESLVCDNLQVVSYKWLSRNFLVSSNAAKRLLQEFVEKKGSNLEVVYTLSGWLKNDPSVYHIRLASRNKLGDAKQEFDDNCSVQVYSVQTCIPKDSASLWNAEFMQAEELFKQAPTINNCLRDNRLCRISNSFVKRNVEGTYDGSTAVLNSNSTVSVASQVNPAHKSASVPQPQKKNQQKISPPVGQQSSNEVKNVNISHHKGVHEEASKPATEREKVVQFPADKKDPQNNKLSSGTGGSLATMWGRVSAKPKPVEAPAETSKINADAKVCAGKTVEEESSDDDDHGINFKRASNGEGSRKRRVFIDSSDEEDEFRDAVSLASPGSPKVKASSNSDVCSKAHLVEKSSLDPKGHKERKLEVKEENDLKKVPENLPRKEPVAVSKSNKNGTQASDKAINHNSKTNACSKDNGTSASLNSSRIVVKGENSGISSSNKIQNRIEEAADVKHKVSDAAPNSPKRRKVLKTRIDERGREVTEVVWEGDELEGKDNVNAKMKDTTTKASNSAVPTNNRPPAPKKSPAVGLVAPSNAGSKAGNKKGGKDPKQGNILSFFKKV